A portion of the Drosophila innubila isolate TH190305 chromosome 3L unlocalized genomic scaffold, UK_Dinn_1.0 0_D_3L, whole genome shotgun sequence genome contains these proteins:
- the LOC117788470 gene encoding male accessory gland serine protease inhibitor-like — MKFILVLACLALYLAHIQAEICKGRPNRQDCNGGRHSGHSPHGCRSNSNYNMWYWNGRECLSMPYHGCGGNNNRYCTKSHCEDNCHRRG, encoded by the exons ATGAAATTCATTTTAGTCTTGGCTTGTTTAGCACTCTACTTGGCCCATATACAGGCTGAGATTTGTAAAGGACGTCCCA ATCGCCAGGACTGTAATGGTGGAAGACATTCGGGACATTCACCACATGGCTGCAGAAGCAATTCCAACTACAATATGTGGTACTGGAATGGGCGTGAATGCCTATCGATGCCCTATCATGGATGTGGCGGCAACAATAATCGCTATTGTACCAAGAGTCATTGTGAGGATAATTGCCATCGGCGGGGTTAA
- the LOC117788165 gene encoding kappaPI-actitoxin-Avd3c-like, with protein sequence MKYILILACLVVYVVQSEAQSVSSCRGYVAAVNQTCVGGLNEGHNQWRHCSANSNRNMWYYDTASRRCWQMAYKGCGGNHNRYCTRDDCRWQCRRSI encoded by the exons atgaaatatattttaatcctTGCTTGTCTGGTTGTCTATGTGGTCCAATCTGAGGCCCAGAGCGTATCCTCTTGCCGGGGATATGTTGCAGCTG ttaATCAAACTTGTGTTGGCGGTTTGAATGAAGGACATAATCAGTGGCGTCATTGCTCTGCAAATTCCAATAGAAATATGTGGTACTACGATACGGCAAGTCGTCGTTGTTGGCAGATGGCCTATAAAGGATGTGGAGGCAACCATAATCGCTACTGCACTCGGGACGATTGTCGCTGGCAGTGCAGGCgttcaatttaa
- the LOC117788063 gene encoding PI-actitoxin-Axm2b-like produces the protein MKFILVLACLALYVAHIQAQKCRGLPLTQNCRGGRNSGHLDGSTCRDNLNNNMWYYNSDSRECRSMSYLGCGGNNNRYCTKRQCERNCIRRS, from the exons ATGAAATTCATTTTAGTCCTGGCTTGTTTAGCACTCTACGTGGCCCACATACAGGCACAGAAATGTCGTGGACTTCCCC TAACCCAAAACTGTCGAGGTGGCAGAAATTCGGGACATCTAGATGGAAGTACCTGCAGAGataatttaaacaacaatATGTGGTACTACAATAGCGACAGTCGTGAATGCCGATCGATGTCCTATTTGGGCTGTGGCGGCAACAATAATCGTTATTGCACCAAGAGGCAATGCGAGCGCAATTGCATAAGACGTAGCTAA